TTGCAGGTAATACCGCATTTTTTTCAGCAATATATACTGTTGCATATGGCAAACGCTCGCCCGTGGCTGCATCGGAAACGATACCCACGATGCGCATTTCTGTCGCATTTTTTTGTGTAGCGGAAAGCTTGAGTTTATAAATTAACCAGGTATTGTACTTCAGTTCAGCACGGTAACCGGTATCTTTTAACAACCAATTTAAGATGGATGATACACTATCGTTTTTAATAGCGCCATAAATCTGGTACTGTTTTAAAGCTTCCGCATCATAAGAAACCCTGATATCGGTTTTTTTTGCAACCTCCAACAAGGCATCAGAAACAGTGGTACTATCAAACTTAAAACTAAACTGCTGAGCGGAGACCAATAACGGAAAGAAAATCGTGACTAAAAGAAATAAAATAAAGCTTACTCTAGTTCTTTTCTGATATAATAATTTTTTGATTTTCAACTTCATACTTCAGCTCCATCGGAATACACACAACATCAAGGGCTTCCTTAAGGTTTTTGTTGGAAAAATCGATAGTTACCTTCCTTTCGCTATTTCCTTTAAATAAAACAGAAACATCAAATTGTCTTTCCAGTTCGGCAAAAATAGTGCTCAGCTTTGTTTCCTCAAAATGAAAAATCCCTTCTTTCCAGCTTGCAGTGTTTTCTATCTTCTCTGAAGTAGACTTAATTAAAATACCATCGTTTAATTGAACCATTTCGCCGGGAGTTATAATTTGTTGCTGACTGTTTCTTTTTACAAGAACTTTTCCGCGCAAACAACTTACCCAAAACACATTGTTTCGCGAATAAACATTCAGTTGGGTTCCAAGTATTTCAATACGGCCGTGTTTTGTTTCAATTACAAAATCATCACCTTTTACTACGTCGATAAATGCCTCTCCCAACAAGGTAAGGTTTCGCTCTTCGGCAAATTTTCTTCTGTTCCATTTAAGTTTTGAATCTGCATTTAAAAACACTTCACTACCATCGGGCAAGGCAATTTCCTGATGCTCGGCATTTGCCGTTTTTATTTGTTGAGCCGACAAAATTCCTGGAACAACCCGAATTCCTAGAAGTAAAATGGCTATTGCGGCAGCTATCTGAAAATAACGGATTAAACCAATGGTTCGGGTCGGAACCTTTTCATCTGCTTCATTAATAATTTCGTTCAGAATGTTTTGCTGTGGGCGCCCTTTGGGCGTATCAAAACCACTTGCCACATTCAGAATTTTATCCTCAGAACTCATTTTCTTGAATTCATCGTGTGTAATCTTATTTCCGCTTTTGGCAATCATTCTCTTATAATTTGTATTCAATCGTTTTTTTCAATTCTGTTAAGGCATTTTTCATGCGTTTTTCCACTGCTTTTACACTTACTCCCAAGTTGTTGGCAATTTCGCGATAGGTAAACCCATCTATTCTGTTCATTAAAAAAACAGTTCTGTTTTTTTCGCTTAACCGTGCTATTTCCTGCTGAAGCTTTGCATTAAATTCTTTAAGTTCCAGCTCAAACTCGGGCGACACTTCCCACTGGTTTCTGCTGTAATTATTGGCAAACTCGAAAACCACCTGCTGATGCTCGAAACGATTCTTGCATAAATTACTGGCAATGGTGAACAACAACGACTTAACGGTTTTTAATCGGATTTCACTGCGTTTCTCCCACACCTTCGTAAAAGCATCCTGCGCAATATCTTCAGCTACCTCAATGTCGCCAACCTTGTAATAAACATAGTTTTTTACGGGCTGGAACATTTCATTAAATAATGTTATAAATTCTCTTTTCTCTATACCCGGCATAGAAACAGTTTCTGTAAATCAAACTTAATTTAATCAGTTTTCATTTATAATACAGTTCTGCCAATAATAACCCTACTTTTAATAAGAGACAGTTTTTTTTGGCAATTTTCGATGTAAAGATAGGAGTTCTGAAAATAGTAGAATCCGAAGAAAACAAATAACTCACTAACTGGTAAAAACCCGGCATTGATTATCACGATTTAGTTTCTGGTCCGGTAGCCATGTAAAAAACAACCCGCCTCTCCAGACGGGTTGTTACAAACTGTTTCCGTATTTCTACTATTAAAACCTCAAAATTAACTACAACTTAAACGTTATAATCAACCATAATACAGACGAGAAATATTATACCCTACCCCCTTCTTATTATTTTTAAAAATTATGCTCAAAAATTTGCAGGCAGTCAACTTCTTCAAAAAAATAAAAAAGTATTAGTTTTACATTTTAAAAATTACCTGAATGATAATCGAAACATACTCTTATCCCAGAGCCGCTGTAATTGGGAACCCATCTGATGGTTATTTCGGAAAAACCATTGCATTTGTTTTTTCGAATTTTGTTGCCAATGTGCAATTATACCAAACTCCAGAACTGGAGATAAAACCCCAGCGTTTAGATATTACCTCGTACAAAAATATGCAGGCTTTGGTTGACGATATAAACTTTGCCGGCTATTACGGAGGAATGCGCTTGCTAAAAGGGATGATTAAAGTATTTTACGAATATTGTATTACCAATAATATCCCGTTGGCCAGTAAAAATTTTACAATCCGTTATAATTCAAATATTCCATTGCGCCTTGGATTGGCAGGATCAAGTGCTATTTTATCGGCTTTTTTAAAAGCTATGTGTTTGTTTTACGAGGTTTATATCGATCCGGCAATATTTGCCAATCTGGTTTTATCTGTTGAGAATGGGGAGCTTGGTATTTCAGCGGGCTTACAAGATCGTGTTGCTCAAGCTTACGAAAAACCTGTTTTTATGGACTTTGATAAAGAAACCATGCAAAAACAAGGGTATGGTAACTACCAGGTTTTAAATACCACTAACCTGCCCAATTTTTATATCGCCTACCGGAAAAACTTATCAGAAGGCACCGAGATCGTTCACAACAACCTTAAAGCACGATTTGAAATAGGTGAAGAAAAAGTACTTGCTGCAATGAATCGCTGGGGACAAATTACCGAAGAATTCAAAACCGCCTTAAATGAAAACAGCTACGAAAAGATGCATGAACTTATTAATGAGAATTTTGATTTACGGCGCTCGTTGATTTCCATAAGCAAAGGTAATATTGAGATGGTTGACATGGCACGCTCTACCGGTGCAAGTGCTAAATTCACCGGTTCGGGAGGAGCAATTATTGGAACTTACACCGACGAAAAAATGTATAGTCAACTAAAAGACACATTGAACAATCATAATATTGAAGTTATTAAACCAAATATCGTTAACAATTAAAACATGGTAAAAAAAGCAGTTATTCCGGCTGCTGGATATGGTACGCGCTTTCTGCCGGCCACAAAATCGCAGCCCAAGGAAATGATCCCGATTATAGACACCCCTGTTATTCAATATGTTGTTGAAGAAGCTGTAGCCAGTGGAATCACTGATATATTAATGATTATTGGAAAAGGAAAACGGGCCATTGAAGAACATTTCGACAGAAGCCCGATACTCGAAGAATCGCTTCTAAAAAAACATAACCTGAAAATGCTCGATCAAATTCGTTCCATTTCAAACATGGCCAACATTCATTTTGTATGGCAAAAAGAAATGAATGGTTTGGGCGATGCTATTTTACATGCCAAACACCATGTTGGCAACGAACCTTTTGTTATTCTTTTAGGCGATACGCTGGTGCAAAGTGAGGATGGCCCTATTACCAAACAACTAATTGATGTGTACAACGAAAACAAAGGATCTGTAATTGCCCTGGAAGAAGTAAAACCGGAACTGGTAAGTAAATACGGTGTGGTTGATGGCGAAACCATCTCAGACAAAGTGGTTAAAGCCAAAGGCTGGATAGAAAAACCATCGGTTGAAGAAGCTCCTTCAAACCTGGCAGTGGCCAGCCGTTACCTGTTTACGCCCGAGATATTTGATTTTCTTGAAAACACCGCTCCGGGCAAAAACAACGAGGTACAACTTACCGATGCCATGAAAGAAATGGTGAAAACGCACCCAATGTTTGGAATGAAATTTAATGGCAAACGTTACGACATTGGAAATAAACTTGGTTTTTTAAAAACCAACATTGAGTTTGGATTAAAAGACCCGGAAATAGGCGAAGAAATGAAAATGTGGATTAAAGAATTTGCCAAAGGTCTGTAAATTTTTTAACCCAAGCAGACGAAGGCCAAAATGTATTCTTCTCGGTTTATGTTTTGGCCTTTGTTTTTTTGGAGTTGTTTGCTTAAATTTTGTATTTTTGCGCCACTTCTATGGGGCTGACTGGTTTTGACAGCGGGTAGAAGAGACAGGTAAGCATGTCGGGTTTTGGTTGTTGACCCGTTAAAAATAATGATCAAACCATTAATTGGCGAAAATAATTACGCTCTTGCTGCGTAATCTAACAATTTAGATTACACTTAATTTCGGCACAAGGTGCTGAAACGAGACATCGCCCGGATGCTAATGCTTTGAAGCGGTCCGATCAGGCGGTGCAAGTAAATCGAAGCTAGCTAAAACGAGGCTCTGGCGTTTTGGCGAAATTAAAAGAGATAAGGTAGTGGTTGGTGGCTTTGATCCGGCTGCTATTCGAAAATCAAGTCAGAGATAAACATGTAGAAAGCTTGTAGCTTCCTCGTTTGGACGCGGGTTCGACTCCCGCCAGCTCCACTTTTTCAACACATAAACAATTAAAATAGAATGTATTGACTGTGTTCTGTTTTTATCTTGGCCAACCAATGGGCAACCGCAAGTAAAAATCGGTTTTCAACTCAGGAGCAGGCAAAACTATCATTGTTCAACTGGATAGAAACATGGTACAACCGAAAAAAGAGATATTCAGCTTTGGGATATAAAACAATGGAAGAATTTGAATTAATAAATAACAATCAGAGAATAGCATCATGACTCTTAACTAATCGTACACGGTTTTGTTGCATATCAAATTAAGAATCTTATTTGCTACAGAATATGATAAACAGACGAAAGCAATTGATCCATCCTAAAATAGGCCCCTATAAAAAAGGAGCTTTCGGATTAGGAAAGCTCCTTTTTCAGACATAAAATATAAATTATTTTGTTGCGGTTATCATTGCTCTAAAATAGCCGATCGACTCAGCTATTCCCATAAACGGATCTTTCATGTTTCGTTCGTGCTCAAGGCTCACCACCCCCTCGTACTCCACTTCGCGTAACATATCTACAAAGGCCGGAAAATCAATAATTCCACGCCCCACTTCTACCGAATATCCCAATTTTGTGGGGCCGGTAACATCTTTTAAATGAATGTCAAAAACGCGGGTATGGTATTTCTTTAAATCAGCAACCGGGTCTTTTCCATTTCGGGTATCATGGCCAATATCCAGGCACATCCCTATTCGCGGATCTAAATCTTTCGTATGCTCCCAAACATCGTCAGCATCCGGATACATTTCAATGTCAGGACCATGCAAATGAATAGCAAATTTAAAATCATACTCCTTTACTTTTTTGTCAACGTAAGGCAGCAGTTCGTAATTAGGAACACCAACAATTGTTTTTACTCCCACCCTTTTGGCATAGTCGAAATATTTATCTACGTCCTCTTTACTTTTCATATAAAGCGGTCCAACAGCATAACCAAGCACATTGTACTCTGCACATTTTTTATGAAATGCAGCAATTTCATCATCGGTACTGGTTATGGGCAAATGAAAATCTTTGATACATAAAAAGTTTACATCGCACCTTTTTAAAGCTTCAAGGGTGGTTTGCAAATCAAAATGCACGAAGGTGTAACCGGCAACGCCTAGTTTAAAAGATTCAGTAGTTTCGGGTGCCGGTTGAGGAGCCGGGCGATTATCTTCTTGCCCAAATAAAATCAGGGAACAAAATACGAGTGTAAAGAAGCTAAAAAAAAATTTAATCATTATATTGAATTTAGTTGTTTCACTTACTAACAAATGTAACAATTAAACCAATATCAGTTTCATGTTTATTGGCGACTCTTTTTCAATCAATAAAAAAATAAGCCCGAGTTAAAACAGAATTGCTATTAAATAGTATAAATTTTCAACGGGGTGAAAAAGTGCTAAACTGTTTGCCACCTTGTTGTTACATTGTAAATACGGGCGTAATCTTCTCTTTTTCTTTCTTCATCGGTCATGCTCATGGCATCTTCCATGTTTTTCAATTGTATACAAGCCTGATTAATATCAGTTTTTTCAACTTTAAAGAAATTTTTCTTTATTTGTTCGTGTACACAAGCTAAAAATAAATTTATTCTTTTCATTTCCTATCGAATTAAATTGTTATGCTTTCGTGTCGTTTAATCGCTGCAGCAATACCGCAGCAAATGAACTCATTGATGTATTCTGAACTATTATATGATCGGGCAGGTCGAGCATTGTTAAGGTAAAATTCCAAATGGCTTTTATACCACAATTTACCAGGTCTTCGGCAACTTCCTGCGCCACATCATTAGGTGTAGTTAAAATTGCTATTTCAACATCTAACCGGTTTGAAAGATGAAATAACTTATTGTATTCCAAAACCGGAGTGTTTCCAATATGTTCTCCAATCTTTTTCTCATCCACATCAAAAGCAGCAATAACCTTAATTCCGAGCGTTTGGTGCTCCTGGTATGCCATCAAGGCCGAGCCCAAATTTCCGGCACCAACCAGAAAAGCTTCGTTTACATGGTTAAATCCCAAAAACTCTTCCAGGGCATGGCATAATTCATAAGTGTTGTACCCTACCCTGGGCTTTCCTTTAATGCCGGTTACGGCTAAATCTTTTACTACTTGTGTCGGATCGCATTTTAATTCTTTTCCAATGGTTGGAGCCGAAATATTTAATACACCATTTTCCCGAACTTTTTCAAGAAAAAATAAATACCCCGGCAGCCTGCGTAAAGTTGGCTCCGGTACCTGTTTTGTATTCTTTCTTAAATCGTTCATCGTTCAAACTTTCTTAAATTTGACATTACTAATCTAACAATAAAATTCATTGCAGAATTTTTTCTTTATTTAAAATTTACTTTTTTTCACTGAAAATTAACACATAAACCCCCTTGTTTTTCAATTGCAAGGCGCACATTGCATTTTTATTTTATTGATGTAAATTACACTATACAAAAGTTGATTTTAGCTGAAATTTACAAATATCTATACTAACGCCTTCAAAAACGGTTCTATTTCTGCCTAATCAGAAAAATAATTGTTTATCATGATTTGGAAAAAATATGCCGGCATCAATTCGTATCCTGTCAAGTGTTTCCATTAGGTCGCTGCTCATTTCCCAGCTCATTTTCGGACTCTCAATCAGGCCGGCATCAAGGCATTCCATTACATGTGCTGCCTCATACTGATAGCCCCATCCTTCCTTACTTTCATTTGGGATGAACTGAGGGTCTTCCCCCTCTTTCCAAACTGTTATATCGGTTGGAGTAAACCACCTTGGATGCAGAACAACATAGCCTCTCTCGCAGCAATATTCGGTTTGTATTGGCGAGTGTACGGCCAAACTTGATGAAAGTGCGGCCATTTCGCCCGCTTGGTATTTGAAAATAATGGAAATACTTTCTTCGCTACCGGTTGGACTAAAATCAGCCGAAGTTTTTATACTATCCGGAACTCCAAGGGCCGACAGGGCCGCAAATACCGGATAAATACCAATATCAAGTAATGATCCGCCCCCCAAACTTAAATTGTACAAACGCTTGTCTTTCAGAAAAGGTGCGTTAAATGCAAAATCAGACCGAAGCATTTTAAGTTTACCCAACTCGCCGGATTGTACAATTTTAATGGCTTTCTGAAAACTGGGTTGAAACATAGTCCAGAAAGCTTCCATCAAAAATGTATTGTTTTCCTTTGCACACGCAATCATTTGTTTTACCTCGTGTGAATTCATAGCAAATGCTTTTTCGCAGAGTACTGCTTTTTTCTTTTTTAGACAAAGTATGGTGTGCTCAAAATGGTGCGAGTGTGGGGTGGCAATATAAACCACATCTACATTGGGGTCGTTAACCATTTCGGCGTAACTCCCATAGGCTTTTGTACTGCCCCACTCATTGGCAAACTCTCTGGCCCTGGTCAAATCGCGCGACGCTGCGGCATAAAGTCGGGCATTGGGAAGTAATTTTAAATCGGCAACAAACTTGTGCGCAATTCTGCCACAACCCAATACGGCCCAGTTGTATATTTTACTCATGATTATTTTTATTGATTGAAGGCTAAATGTACAAACTAAATGCTTTTGGTAAAAATTAATCTGTTCTTTCAGCTAACTTCCACCTCTTGCACATTGGCATTAAAATACTTTTGAAACATAGTAAAACGTTGTGATTTACTTTGTTTTCGCTTTTTTCTGACATAAGAAAAGTGCAATGGCGAGAACTGTTCAATTTCTTTTAGATATGCTTTATCAAACCACGAATGATTTAACCCAACAGATTCGATAATCATGGTTTCAATGCTTCGGTTCATTAAACCTAAAAAGTCGTTCATGTTTGGCGTATCAAAACATTCCAATTCTTTTAACGCTACCCGGCCAAAATGAATGGTTTTGTTCACAAATTTTCCCAGTTCAGCTTCGGGTAAACATGAAAACATGGTATGTGTAAACGCCAGTGAATCTTCTTTTACATCCTGAATATCGTCTAATAACTGTAAATAAACCCCATAGCCAAAAAGTGCCTGTTCCTGCTCGCGGGTGAGTTTTCCGGCCACAAGGTAACCATCAGCAAGCACCGATGCTCCACCTTTTTCAAAGCAAATAGAACAAATTTCAGCATCAGAAATGCCATTTTGCCTATTCATTTTTAAACTGTTAGTCTGGCCTTGCTGAATGGCATATAAACTTTC
Above is a genomic segment from uncultured Draconibacterium sp. containing:
- a CDS encoding FecR domain-containing protein; the protein is MIAKSGNKITHDEFKKMSSEDKILNVASGFDTPKGRPQQNILNEIINEADEKVPTRTIGLIRYFQIAAAIAILLLGIRVVPGILSAQQIKTANAEHQEIALPDGSEVFLNADSKLKWNRRKFAEERNLTLLGEAFIDVVKGDDFVIETKHGRIEILGTQLNVYSRNNVFWVSCLRGKVLVKRNSQQQIITPGEMVQLNDGILIKSTSEKIENTASWKEGIFHFEETKLSTIFAELERQFDVSVLFKGNSERKVTIDFSNKNLKEALDVVCIPMELKYEVENQKIIISEKN
- a CDS encoding RNA polymerase sigma-70 factor; protein product: MPGIEKREFITLFNEMFQPVKNYVYYKVGDIEVAEDIAQDAFTKVWEKRSEIRLKTVKSLLFTIASNLCKNRFEHQQVVFEFANNYSRNQWEVSPEFELELKEFNAKLQQEIARLSEKNRTVFLMNRIDGFTYREIANNLGVSVKAVEKRMKNALTELKKTIEYKL
- the galU gene encoding UTP--glucose-1-phosphate uridylyltransferase GalU, whose amino-acid sequence is MVKKAVIPAAGYGTRFLPATKSQPKEMIPIIDTPVIQYVVEEAVASGITDILMIIGKGKRAIEEHFDRSPILEESLLKKHNLKMLDQIRSISNMANIHFVWQKEMNGLGDAILHAKHHVGNEPFVILLGDTLVQSEDGPITKQLIDVYNENKGSVIALEEVKPELVSKYGVVDGETISDKVVKAKGWIEKPSVEEAPSNLAVASRYLFTPEIFDFLENTAPGKNNEVQLTDAMKEMVKTHPMFGMKFNGKRYDIGNKLGFLKTNIEFGLKDPEIGEEMKMWIKEFAKGL
- a CDS encoding sugar phosphate isomerase/epimerase family protein, translated to MIKFFFSFFTLVFCSLILFGQEDNRPAPQPAPETTESFKLGVAGYTFVHFDLQTTLEALKRCDVNFLCIKDFHLPITSTDDEIAAFHKKCAEYNVLGYAVGPLYMKSKEDVDKYFDYAKRVGVKTIVGVPNYELLPYVDKKVKEYDFKFAIHLHGPDIEMYPDADDVWEHTKDLDPRIGMCLDIGHDTRNGKDPVADLKKYHTRVFDIHLKDVTGPTKLGYSVEVGRGIIDFPAFVDMLREVEYEGVVSLEHERNMKDPFMGIAESIGYFRAMITATK
- a CDS encoding redox-sensing transcriptional repressor Rex, coding for MNDLRKNTKQVPEPTLRRLPGYLFFLEKVRENGVLNISAPTIGKELKCDPTQVVKDLAVTGIKGKPRVGYNTYELCHALEEFLGFNHVNEAFLVGAGNLGSALMAYQEHQTLGIKVIAAFDVDEKKIGEHIGNTPVLEYNKLFHLSNRLDVEIAILTTPNDVAQEVAEDLVNCGIKAIWNFTLTMLDLPDHIIVQNTSMSSFAAVLLQRLNDTKA
- a CDS encoding Gfo/Idh/MocA family oxidoreductase — its product is MSKIYNWAVLGCGRIAHKFVADLKLLPNARLYAAASRDLTRAREFANEWGSTKAYGSYAEMVNDPNVDVVYIATPHSHHFEHTILCLKKKKAVLCEKAFAMNSHEVKQMIACAKENNTFLMEAFWTMFQPSFQKAIKIVQSGELGKLKMLRSDFAFNAPFLKDKRLYNLSLGGGSLLDIGIYPVFAALSALGVPDSIKTSADFSPTGSEESISIIFKYQAGEMAALSSSLAVHSPIQTEYCCERGYVVLHPRWFTPTDITVWKEGEDPQFIPNESKEGWGYQYEAAHVMECLDAGLIESPKMSWEMSSDLMETLDRIRIDAGIFFPNHDKQLFF